The Arachis hypogaea cultivar Tifrunner chromosome 19, arahy.Tifrunner.gnm2.J5K5, whole genome shotgun sequence genome has a window encoding:
- the LOC112777924 gene encoding putative F-box protein At5g55150: protein MKNNTHTSMASPSLSVPYALLPSIQQTHLIDDDDDPITIDRSIFSLLENKRYEWKNMLMGHVGAWCVGSSHGWIVLLDQNGVPLLLNSSSSTTINVPPLPLSFLHPVTYSYFAEYLRKTFIVKATLMFSSSPSSYILAIIYGSNNKIAYCNSATWVELSHDKQSYCDIVFSNNYLYALKQDGSVEVWNICGQIPKRLILLTPTVEENDEDEKSYLGDNFSRNLYLVVSAKEIFLVIRFIGNFVNDDGLVVEEGDLLSSEDTQPLICPYRTKYFTVYKLDIRDKKWKKMRSLHDKVLFLGANESVSMDAKACLGCEGNSIYFTDDRWEEMTLDYMYGGHDWGVFNLQEKCVKSLMQCANKIDPPPIWFEDFRSKWAFKLLQRYRMFNDDVQGTAGVAIAGRLVSHFVKA from the exons ATGAAAAACAATACTCACACTTCAATggcttctccttctctctcagtTCCCTACGCTCTTCTTCCAAGCATTCAGCAAACACACctcattgatgatgatgatgatcctaTAACCATTGATAGAAGCATCTTCAGTTTATTGGAGAACAAGCGTTATGAGTGGAAGAACATGTTGATGGGTCATGTTGGAGCATGGTGTGTTGGTTCTTCTCACGGTTGGATTGTGCTTTTGGATCAGAATGGAGTTCCACTTCTTCtaaattcttcttcttccactacCATTAACGTACCACCTCTTCCCCTTTCATTCTTGCACCCTGTCACATATTCTTACTTTGCTGAATACTTAAGGAAAACCTTCATAGTCAAAGCAACCTTGATGTTTTCTTCCTCTCCCTCAAGCTACATTCTTGCCATCATATATGGTTCAAACAACAAGATTGCTTATTGCAATTCTGCAACTTGGGTTGAGCTCTCTCATGATAAGCAATCGTACTGTGACATTGTGTTCAGCAACAACTATCTTTATGCCTTAAAACAAGATGGTTCTGTTGAAGTTTGGAATATTTGTGGGCAAATTCCTAAAAGATTGATTCTTTTAACACCAACTGTGGAGGAGAATGATGAAGATGAGAAATCATATTTAGGAGATAACTTTTCAAGAAATTTGTACTTGGTGGTATCTGCAAAAGAAATCTTTCTGGTGATAAGGTTTATTGGGAATTTTGTGAATGATGATGGGTTGGTAGTAGAAGAAGGAGATCTTTTATCATCTGAGGATACACAACCATTGATTTGTCCTTATAGAACAAAGTATTTTACTGTTTATAAGCTTGATATTCGCGACAAGAAGTGGAAAAAGATGAGATCTTTACATGATAAAGTTCTGTTCTTGGGTGCTAATGAGTCTGTATCAATGGATGCTAAAGCTTGCTTGGGGTGTGAAGGAAACTCAATCTACTTCACAGATGATAGGTGGGAAGAGATGACTTTGGACTACATGTACGGTGGACATGATTGGGGTGTTTTCAATCTTCAAGAGAAATGTGTTAAGAGCCTCATGCAATGTGCAAATAAGATTGATCCTCCACCAATTTGG TTTGAAGATTTTCGAAGCAAGTGGGCATTTAAGTTATTACAGCGGTACAGAATGTTCAATGATGATGTGCAG GGAACTGCTGGTGTTGCAATTGCTGGAAGGTTAGTTAGCCATTTTGTGAAAGCATAA